CCATATTGACTTCCTTCTGCTCCACTAAAAACTTGATACTCCGTTGATCGGTATGTACTTCAAACTTGCGACCAATGAGGTAATGCTTCCACTTTAGGACTGCCATCACCACCGCCATGAGTTCGCGCTCATAAGCCGGTTTAAGTTGCTCGCGCGGAGTAAGAGCATGGCTAAAGAAAGCAATAGGTTGCTTCCCTTGCATGAGTACTGCTCCTAATCCAAAGCCTGAAGCATCTGATTCAATCACAAATGTTTTTGAGAAGTCAGGCAGCGCCAAAACCGGAGTAGTGGACATTGAGTGCTTCAACCTGTCAAACGCCTCTTGTGCTATTGTAGACCAGCAGAACTTATCCTTTTGCAATAAGGTAGTTAGAGGTCTCGCAATAGAACCATAATCCCTGACAAACTTGCGATAATACCCAGTAAGTCCCAAGAACACCCTCTCTTTGGAGAAGGCCAAATTCGCATTGCTTCTGTCTTAGTGGACTCTGTTTCCACTCCCTTAGCTGAAATGATGTGTCCCAAGTATTCCACCTTTGACAAACCAAAACTACACTTCTTTTGATTAGCAAACAACTGATTGTCGCGGAACACTTGTAAAACTGCCCTCAAATGTTCCACATGTGACTCCACCGATTGGCTAAATACCAACACATCATcaaaaaataccaaaacaaaCTTCCTGAGAAATGGCTTGAACACTCGGTTCATAAGAGCCTGAAAATTGGCCGGAGCATTAGTTAAGCCGAAAGGCATAACCAAGAACTCATAATGCCCTTCAATAGTTCGAAAAGCAGTCTTGGCAATATCCGCATCAACCATCCTGATTTGGTGATAACCAGACCGAAGATCGAGCTTAGAAAAGATCACCGCTCCATGTAACTCATCTAAGAGTTGATCAATGACAGGGATAGGGAACTTATTAGGAACCGTAACCCTGTTAAGCGCTCTATAGTCGACACAAAAGCGATGACTACCATCTTTCTTCTTGACCAAAAGCATCGGACTAGAGAAAGGGCTGTTGCTAGGCCGTATTACACCACTTTCCAACATCTCTGCCACCATCTTTTCCATTACCAACTTAGTAGCATGTGGGTAACGATACGGTCTTACCGAAACAGTCGTCACTCCAGGTAACAAAGAAATAGAGTGTTCTATTCCTCTGAATGGAGGCAACTGAGTTGGTATAGCGAAGACGTCTTGAAACTCCTTCAAGAGCAATGTCACGGCTGCAGGAACAGTAGTCACTGACGGAGAACTAGCCAAACTGTGACATTCAACATTCTGCTCCCCAAGAAACAACGAATGTTCAGAAGACAAAAGTTTTAAAGACGTCTGCACGTCATGTAGGCTACGATCCCCCCCACAATGTCACTCTTTTTCCTCCATACAAGAAAGAAAACTCTTGCTCCTTCCAGTCAACTTCACACTTCCCCAAAGTCTCTAACCATTGAATCCCCAACACAACATCCACTGATCCCAACTCCAAGGCAATGAAATTAGATGTAAAAATAGTTGAATTTATCTGAAATTCCACGCCTTGACACACTCCAATACCCTTCACAACCACTCCATTTCCCAACAAAACATCCAAACTCTTGTCTTCACATACCATCAACTTCAACCCCTTCACAACATCCGGAGAAATGAAATTATGGGAAGCTCCACTGTCGAGTAAGATTGTCACACTCTTCTGACCAATCATTCCCAACAGCTTAATCGTACGAGGAGAGCTTATACCCATAAAAGCATTATATGACAACGTTTTCAACCCTCTTTGCTCAGTCACAACCTCCAACATCTCCACTTCCTCATCATGCTCCATTACTTCCATCTCCAAACCATTCACCACAGTCAAAATTCGCAGTTCTCTTTTAGGACAGATAGCTGCATGAATTTTAGACCATTTATCACCGCACTTGAAACAGACACCATCCCTTCGCATCCCATCCAATTCCGCATCAGAATACTTCATTCGAGGACGTTGAGAAGAACGCTGAGGATTAACATTTTCTTTCAACTGTTTAGTATCAATGAAACCTGGCTTAGTTCTCTCCTGGCCAACTCGATATTGTTGCGGATTTCCATGATTGCGGTTAGAGTGAAACGCAACCCCCTTATTGTGATACTGTGAAGTGGCTGTTGCATCTCCCACCACCTTACAAAAAGCACTCGTCTCCATCCGTAATACCGCCGCAATGAAATTCTGCAGACCCTGAGGATCCTTCATTCTAATCACCTCCTTCATCTCCAAACTCAGACCATTGTAAAAAATTCGCTCTAGGTGATGATCAGCTATCCCCGGAACCTGAGCTGAAAGTTCTTCAAATTCAGATACGTAATCCGTAACGGAGCCAGTCTGTTTAATGGCAAACACACGTGTCTCTGGTTCTTCGTCAATCGAATCTGAGAAACGCACCATCAAACGCTGTTTGAAATCTCTCCAGCTCTGAAATCCTCCCATGCGCATCACCCAAGCAAACCACTTCTTCACCGCTCCTTGTAAACACAAGGGAACCAAATCCAACTTCGCCTCATCACTATACCTCcccaaattataaaaatacaaatccaTAATCCAATCCAAAACCTTAGTACCATCACAAACTGGCATCTCCACTTTCTTCAACATACTCTCACGATTAGCTAAGTTCAAATCACCAGATCGAGAATGAGTATTGAAGCTACGTTCCACAACTGGTGTTCGTACCTGAGAACTCGGTTGAGACGAACCAGATTGTTGTTCGATCTCGTGTACCGGCATCTTCCCCACTGATTTCAACACCGCTTGCACCGATGACGCCAAATTTGTGATAGCTGACTCCATCGAGCTCATCTTCCCGTCGATCGACGACGTCTTCACTTCGACCGCCGCGTTAGCTACGCCCTGCTCCTTGTGCAAACGAAAAAACGCGCCCAAAAGAAACTCCACCTGACCTTCCAACCCCAACTCTCGCAGATCTTCCTCATCGACGACGTTGGAATAAATCGGAGAACCACTCATCGACATCTGAATCGTCGTATCCGAACTTCTCACCTCACCAATGATAGATTTAAGATATCTCGAACTCTAAAACTCTCAGTAAACTCTGTAAAGTGAATATGAAGCTTGAGTATGATTTACGATTACAATCTCATCACGAAAGTAAAAGCAATCACCGATCTCATAACGATCGAGAGAGAAGACTCATATCGTCTTTCATCTACAACATCAAGCATAAAAGTTTCTAAAATATCTTCtccctttatttataatcttCAACGTTCCTTTTGAATCTCACTCCAACGGCAAAGCCTCTGTCACAGCCAGAGTCTTTCCCTCCTTCTTTAAACCCACATCCAATTGCGAAGTCTCTGTCTCCCCAAGAGTCTTCCCCTTCTTCACGTTCACATCCAAATGCGAAGCCTCTGGATCAACTCGAGTCTTTCCGCTTCTTTTAAATTCTTCAGAACTCTTCCCGCCTCTACGAACATAACCTCTTCTGAACTTATCAGTTTCACTTGGAGCTTTTGTTTCTCTAACAACTTGTCTTTTGAGATGATAGTCCTGTTCGTTTCTCTAACGCGCGTCAGAGAACAGCGACCAAAAATTAACAAGCATTTGAGAGGAATTTCAGTGGAGTGTTGTTACAGAGTTGCCGCCGGCGAGTGTCGCTGCTCTTCGTTTCTTCTATTTTATCGTCGCTGTTTAAATCAGCGTCACCCGCACATACCTTGAGCTGTCGCTAGCGGCGAACATTAGCATATTCCAGCCCTCTTTTCCTATTGGTTGCTGAGCTGTCACTTAAAATCCCTTCATATTTTTGGCCGCTGTTTTTTGACGCAGCGTTTTGAAAACGAACAGGGGTTATAAGGCCttttttttgtgtaggatcATCTTGTATGGCATTGCGATGGTAGACTATGATCAAGACAATGTGGAAGTCTACTCAAGACCAAAGAGGGGATAGCTCGATTGGCTTTGTACATTACATCTATTGGCAGGTCATTCATAGTTTTCAAACGCACTTGGGGGCGTTGATATATCCTATTTATGGACAAGGAGAACTTCCACAAGCCTTTTGCTGTAGATCCGCTGTCAAAGGATGCATCTATGTACGTTTGGAACAGTTGGTTGCATTATATTACTATGGTGTTTGTTAGTTATCTGGTTTTTCATTGCATGCTCAGGTTCTCCGGATGCCTATTACTGCTCTGCTTTTAGACAAGGCAAGTGAGTCGATTTTTGTTGTTATCTAAGATATGTTTAGTTGGTTTGCTTAACATCTGATTCTTGCAGGAAACTGGGGGTTACAAAGGGGTTAGACTAGCTTCGGGTCAAGAGATATTCAGCCAAAAGTTGATTCTGGATCCATGTATTACTCTTGGATCGGAGTCAATGTCGTCATTGACTGATCAGCAGAAGGAAACTCTTCGTGTTTTTGTCCCAAAGACGATTAGCAGTAAGGGGAAAATAGCTAGAGGAATTTGTATCATTAGAGATGTTCTGTGAAAGCTGATGTATCAAACGCTCTTGTCCCTAAATGTAAGATAACATTTTgaagacctttttttttttttgtctcttagCTTTGAAGACCTAGTGACGATATCAAAAACAACTGTTTTAAAATACACTTGTGAAAATACACGTCCCCAAACAACTTACGTCACTAAGAAACTAGCTATTACTAGTTATCTTACACTTGTGATACCTTTTTCCTATACACTTGTGAAAATACAGGTCTCACACAACTGTTTTAAAATACACTTGTGAACTAAAGTCTACATATCACAAAGTGTATTTTAAAACAGTTGTGTGGGGACATGTATTTTCCTATACAAAAACGATTCTCTGCTTTGGCATTAATTTTCAGATACAACGAATAcacaacaaatatttaatttttggtgTAGGCTGTAAATAATAATCTTTAATTTCAGATTTAAATAAAGATGCTAAAATCTGCAAATATAAATGACCAAAGAAACATCTATTATCTAAAGTCATGAAAAAGGAACTGTTTCGCTCAGCAATATTTTATACGTAGTTACCAACACAGACAAAAGACATCAAAAGTGGGGAATCAAAAGCTCTGTAGCGATTGAAGTTTTCAGAGGTGTGGTACTGTACAAGATCCTCACCGCTCATTTCAGAGGTGTTGTGCCAGATCTTCACCGCTCATTACTTCCAACTGAGTGATGATATCTTGGGACAAAGATTTGACAGACAGATCAACGTCTTCCAGTAGTTCACCCAAGAATGGAATTGGTTTCAGCGAGCAGTACAAGGTACTCTTCTTTCAGATTATCCATCATCTGTTTCACGCTCCATCTACAATCTCTGACTCTGCCCAATCAATACTTCTGATAAAGAGGGGTTTGAACTCAGACTCGGTTAGCTTCTTTTCTTTGTGAGTGTAACCGTCGCATTGATTACACTTTTCTCCGCATCATCAACGTTCTGAATTGTTGCTGGATTTTGGCGTCGGATATCTAGAGCAGCTAAGCATTGGTCGAAAATCTTTGCATGGTTGCAAACAACAGATGCTCTGTCCATTTTAGCAACTAGATTTTCTAGCATATCGAAAGCAATCACCAAACTTGCAACGCCAGAACTAACAGCCTCATTGTATATTCGTAGAAGAGAGGTTGCAGAGTGAGGCGGACCTGGAAGAAAGGTTATTATTGTTAGACCATCAATAACGCAGACTTTAGTGgggtttttaaacaaaaatagtgatttaattaaatcaaaattaattagaaAGGTTATTACTGATCCTTAGCTTAGGTTTTTTGTGATCGATTATTTGGTGGGTTTCAAACCACGTGTCACCAAATCAGAGGACCgaactttatttttctttttctttcctttctttcttttgttctcTTTCTCATTCTTTCGTgttctttgttttctccgtcAAGAGGAGAGACCCAAATCGAAGACGTCTCCTCCGCCTTCTCGGCCGAAACCGAAGACCGACGACGTCTCTCTGATTCCGTCGTTGAGTCTCGTCCCACTTGTCTCGTCTTCTCCATCAGATCAAGGATCGAAACCGAAGACCGATGACGTCTCTCTGGCTCCTCACGGAGATTCCTCCGCCTTCTCCGCTGAAACCGACGATCGAAACCAAGGACGACTCTGTTGGTCCTCACGGAGTCTCGTCGCACTTCTCTCGTCTTCTCCGTCAGATCAAGGATCGAAACCGAAGACCGACGACGTCTCTCTGGCTCCTCACAGAGATTCCTCCGCCTTCTCCGCCGAAACCGACAATCGAAACCGAGGACGACTCTGTTGGTCCTCACGGAGTCCCGTCGCACTTCTCTCGTCTTCTCCATCAGATCAAGGATCGAAACCGAGGACTGAAGACGTCTCTCTGGCTCCTCACGGAGATTCCTCATACTTCATGTGAGGGTCGACGACTCTGTCAGTGTTGACGGCGTCTCCTCCGTCGGTCTTTCAGCTCTCGCTAACGATCTCTTCAACGTGGAGATAAGTTCCCAACTATTTACATCCTTCTCGTTTCAATTCATGAATGCATGTGATAGTAGTTAAGTTAATGAATGGTGATTACGGTTATAAGTTTTGTGTATCATTGTAAAGTTTTAGCCTTTGATCAAAAGTTGTAGgctttttaaatgtttagttAAAAAGTCATGAGGATACAATGAGATTGTTAGTTAATCTTGAAACTAGTACTGAAGATCAGACTGGAACTTAAGTGTCGTGTAGTGTTGTCTGAAATCTCTTTAGATCATTTTCTGATTTGTCAAACAATTTGATTTCTGACTATAGTATCGTTCTAACAGTTTATTGTTTACTTGGTTTGACTTGGTTTGCGTAGATGAATCATGTGAGGAGGCAAAGATCAGAGTGAGGACGCAAAGATCAGAATGATCTGGCTACTTGAGACTTTAGGTTATGTAAGTGTGCTGCTTCTTGATTTTTTCTTAATTGTTTTCCTCTGCATAGTTATTAGGATAATAAATGCTGGTTAGAGTTAGAGTTAGGTTATGGTTGTGATGAATGCTTCCGATTAATGGGTGTGATGAATGCTTCTGTTAGGTAGTTTAACTCTGATGAAAGCGTGTTGTGACTGTGTGGTAGATAATAAATTTGTTAGATACATGTCTAATCATCTCTACTCAACTAAAATGAAAGCTCTCAAGTCTTCTTCTATTTTCCTGTATTAAGAcgatcttcttctcttctcctgtATTTAAACCGcttgtttctctctttctttcatcTTGAAACATATTTCTTCTGCTTCCTCTCCTCTTTTCCTCTCCTCTTTTCATGTATTAAACCCGctcatttctctctttcttttcatattgaAACCCATTTCTTCTGCTTCCTCTCTTCTGTCACATACTAGGATGTGGATTCTAGTAATCCATTTAGTCATACATCCAATTTTGTTGATCTGTTGAACAATCAACAAAATACTGACTTTCCTGAAACCTATCTGTATGCAAGTTTTTCACATGGTTCATCACAACTCCCTAGGCAAACTTCAAGCTTCTGTGAAGTCTCAACGATAGAGcgtagagaaagaaagaaatggacAGTCACTGATGATCTTGTGCTCATTAGCGCATGGCTAAACACGAGCAAAGATCCTGTGGTGGGCAATGAGCAGAAAGCATGTGCATTCTGGCAGCGCATTGCAGTGTACTTTGCAGCAAGTCCGAAGGTGGAAAGAGGTGAAACCCGAGAGGCCATTCAGTGCAAGCAAAGGTGGCAGAAGAAGAATGATCTTGTGCTCAAGTTTTGTGGAGCTTACGCGGCTGCAACAAGGCAGAAAACAAGTGGCCAGAACGAGGCTGATACTGTTAAACTTGCACACAAAATCTTCTACAATGATCACAAGATTAAATTTAATCTTCACCATGCTTGGGAGGAGCTCAGGAATGACCAGAAATGGTGTGAAATTGCTAgctccaagattgatggaagcgGAAAGAAGAGAAAGTATGACGATGGAGCACAATCTAAAAGCTCTCAAGCCACTTCCAATCTCGGAGATCAACCAACAAACCGTCCTCCTAGTGTCAAGGCTGCAAAAGGAGCATCTGGTAAGAGAAGTATAGCGGATCACTAGGCTGTCACTCACTTTCAGACCATGTGTTCTATTAAGGAGAAAGATTTGGCGGTTAAGGAGAAAGATTTGGCGGTTAAGGAGAGAGTTTCGAAGATGTCTTTGCTTGACAGTCTCATTTCCAAAAAAGATTCACTTTTTGAAGCTGAAGAAGCTCTAAAGCAGAAGTTACTAACGGAGATGCTTAGTAATTAGTGCCACTTGTTCTGTTTTTCTAGGTTTCATGTTCTGTTTGTCATCAAGGTTTCATGTTGTCTTTAAGTCGCCCTAATTATGTATGTTAGTTTAAGCTGAAAAATGTATGAGACTCTGTtcttgtataattataaaaaagtttcttCTGTTCTCTGTTTCATGTTATGTGTTGTATGTCTTTATGTTTCACGTTTTAATAATTGTGTGTGATGTGTTTCTGTTTCTTTGTGCAGAGAAATGAAGAGAGTGTCTGTTTGTGTCACAAGTGGACACAAGATGCACGTTCAGTCACAAAAGCATGCAGAGATATGAAGAgaagtttgtttgtttgtgtcaCGAGCTGTGTATGTGGGCTTCTCAAAGTCACGAGTGTGTCTCATTATGTAAATATTGTCTTTGCTTTTTCTAGTTTGTTGTTTTCCTATAGTCACGAGTGTAATATGTTATGTCTTTTGTTATATAAACGGTTCATTCACGAAGCATTTGAATCAGAAATTCTTCTTCTCTCCCAAAGTTTCATTCTTTACTAAGTTCTTTTCTCCCAAAGTCTCTCcttgaaactaattttttttaaaaaaactttccaTCTCTTCATCACAAATATGGCTTCTTCATCACATAACACTTTTGAGGGAGAGGGAGTTGATGATGAAACGTTTGATCAATATTTCGATCAATATTTCGATCAAACGTTTGAAAATTTATCCATTGAGTGTGATCGAGAAGtcggaagaaaaaaaagaaaaaaacgaatcCATATCGAACGGAATCGTGAAGAAGGGGATGTACGTTTATGGAATGATAATTTCAGTGAAACTCCGACATATCCTAAAAATCTCTTCCGACgacgatttagaatgaacaagtcaTTGTTCATGCGTATCGTTCATCGACTCTCCAATGAAGTTGAATACTTTCGACAAAATAAAGATGCTCTCGGAAGGCTTAGT
This region of Brassica napus cultivar Da-Ae chromosome C5, Da-Ae, whole genome shotgun sequence genomic DNA includes:
- the LOC111211211 gene encoding rab escort protein 1-like — its product is MIKTMWKSTQDQRGDSSIGFVHYIYWQVIHSFQTHLGALIYPIYGQGELPQAFCCRSAVKGCIYVLRMPITALLLDKETGGYKGVRLASGQEIFSQKLILDPCITLGSESMSSLTDQQKETLRVFVPKTISSKGKIARGICIIRDVL
- the LOC106372549 gene encoding glutathione S-transferase T3, which produces MQTSSFCEVSTIERRERKKWTVTDDLVLISAWLNTSKDPVVGNEQKACAFWQRIAVYFAASPKVERGETREAIQCKQRWQKKNDLVLKFCGAYAAATRQKTSGQNEADTVKLAHKIFYNDHKIKFNLHHAWEELRNDQKWCEIASSKIDGSGKKRKYDDGAQSKSSQATSNLGDQPTNRPPSVKAAKGASGKRSIADH